In one Mucilaginibacter sp. PAMB04168 genomic region, the following are encoded:
- a CDS encoding nucleotidyltransferase domain-containing protein produces MNETILKKLLELEQTENIKILYACESGSRAWGFASPDSDFDVRFIYARPVNEYLGITELPDNVGLPVNEVLDIGGWDIKKALKLFLKSNSTLYEWLQSPIVYQGDSAFADDLRKLMPEYFSLRSGANHYLSMAHNTLRDDLQTEEVKLKRYFYALRPALACLWIVEKQSVPPMEFEHLRVMITDNDVQNAIDELLERKKIAVEKGMIAPVPLLNRWLSDTLDSCKEHIPALPSEKKYPDELNTIFRKYIRP; encoded by the coding sequence ATGAACGAGACCATCCTTAAAAAACTGCTTGAACTAGAGCAGACTGAAAACATAAAAATACTGTACGCCTGCGAGTCAGGCAGCCGGGCCTGGGGTTTTGCCTCGCCCGATAGCGATTTCGATGTGCGCTTCATATATGCCAGGCCGGTTAATGAATACTTAGGCATAACAGAATTACCAGATAACGTTGGGCTACCCGTTAACGAGGTGTTGGACATAGGCGGCTGGGATATCAAAAAAGCTTTAAAGCTATTCCTGAAATCAAACAGCACATTGTACGAATGGCTGCAATCACCAATTGTATATCAGGGAGATTCTGCTTTTGCTGATGATCTGCGTAAGCTGATGCCGGAGTACTTTTCGTTACGCTCCGGCGCTAACCATTATTTATCAATGGCGCACAATACGCTTCGCGATGATTTGCAAACCGAAGAGGTGAAGCTCAAGCGCTATTTTTATGCATTACGCCCGGCATTGGCTTGCTTGTGGATAGTTGAGAAACAGTCGGTACCACCCATGGAATTTGAGCATTTAAGGGTTATGATAACGGATAATGATGTTCAAAACGCAATAGACGAACTGCTTGAAAGGAAGAAAATTGCCGTAGAAAAAGGAATGATCGCACCTGTTCCATTACTTAATCGATGGCTAAGTGATACACTTGACTCGTGTAAAGAGCACATACCTGCGCTGCCATCAGAAAAAAAGTACCCGGACGAATTGAATACTATCTTTAGAAAATATATCCGGCCATGA
- a CDS encoding Cthe_2314 family HEPN domain-containing protein: MVNQFSQNIALLAVDVLKLDEIKKPSLGFNPSRSLYPHEEYIQRSLLAIGEVDGLVRQLNYSAILLANFRNTPTMKRNKISRYEYMIYHIEGYLLRVTGVLDRLLKLVNTILDLKLNDNACIASMMIHSRKGVKGLHNDRIETMVPGLTNALLEISRYIEKFREDRNMIAHKGKIHYQDLREIEMFHIVLQNDPEEEIKKFEWYIKILTDKKVVEYKKDFQNCTETIESLLLPIYTLLEVFFNNYQKSLRTTI; the protein is encoded by the coding sequence ATGGTAAATCAATTTTCTCAAAATATAGCATTACTAGCTGTAGACGTTCTGAAATTGGATGAAATCAAAAAGCCAAGCTTAGGATTTAATCCATCACGATCACTTTACCCGCATGAAGAATATATTCAACGTTCCCTTCTTGCCATAGGTGAAGTTGACGGCTTGGTAAGACAACTTAACTATTCGGCGATACTTTTAGCCAACTTCAGAAACACCCCTACAATGAAGAGAAATAAGATATCAAGATATGAATATATGATATATCATATTGAGGGTTATTTACTTCGAGTGACTGGAGTTCTTGACCGCTTACTTAAATTGGTGAATACAATTCTCGACCTTAAACTAAATGATAATGCATGTATAGCCTCGATGATGATACATAGCAGAAAGGGAGTTAAAGGGTTACATAATGATCGAATTGAGACAATGGTACCTGGATTAACGAATGCTCTATTAGAAATCTCGAGGTATATAGAAAAATTTCGCGAAGACAGAAATATGATAGCCCATAAGGGGAAAATTCATTATCAAGACTTAAGAGAAATCGAGATGTTTCATATAGTTCTACAAAATGACCCTGAAGAAGAAATTAAGAAGTTTGAATGGTATATCAAAATTTTAACGGACAAAAAGGTTGTAGAGTACAAGAAAGATTTTCAAAATTGTACTGAAACGATTGAAAGTTTGTTGTTACCAATCTATACGTTATTAGAGGTTTTTTTTAATAATTATCAAAAATCCTTACGAACGACTATTTAA
- a CDS encoding nucleotidyltransferase domain-containing protein translates to MTYDQLKQQKELILLDCISGSTAYNLNIAGSDVDKKGIFIMRQEQLYGFERQDQIANATNDEVYFEIGRFLELLIKNNPNILELLSMPQEHVLFRHPLIDLIKPEDFLSKLCLDTFAGYAQTQIKKARGLNKKINKPLDSERKSVLDFCFVVYRNGSVPLKEWLNEMGYSQQECGLTDLPHFRDVYLLYHKSQLTNGNWFRGIVSGADADNVQLSPVDKGLEPLAVMNFNKDGYSVYCKEYHEYKQWEEKRNQLRYQSTLSHGKSYDAKNMMHTFRLLSMAEEIAVYHQVRVHRDDREFLLKIRNGDFEFDTLMQMVEEKMQHIKLLYLQSSLPALPIPNIAEDILVEIRQTFYQGSLKN, encoded by the coding sequence ATGACCTATGATCAGCTAAAGCAGCAAAAAGAGTTAATCCTATTAGATTGTATAAGCGGCAGCACCGCTTATAACTTGAATATTGCCGGCTCGGATGTGGACAAGAAAGGGATCTTCATCATGCGGCAAGAACAGTTATATGGATTTGAGCGACAAGATCAGATTGCTAATGCAACCAACGATGAGGTTTACTTTGAGATCGGCCGCTTTCTGGAACTGCTGATTAAGAACAATCCTAACATCCTTGAACTGCTGAGTATGCCTCAAGAACATGTCCTATTTCGTCATCCGTTAATTGACCTGATCAAACCTGAAGATTTCCTGTCTAAACTCTGCCTGGATACTTTTGCCGGTTATGCACAAACGCAGATCAAAAAGGCACGAGGGCTAAATAAGAAAATCAATAAGCCATTAGATTCCGAACGTAAATCGGTATTGGATTTCTGCTTTGTAGTGTATAGAAACGGCAGTGTGCCGCTCAAAGAATGGCTTAATGAAATGGGCTATTCGCAGCAAGAATGCGGTTTGACTGACCTGCCACACTTTCGTGACGTGTACCTGCTCTATCACAAGTCGCAGTTAACTAATGGTAACTGGTTTCGGGGTATCGTATCCGGAGCTGATGCCGATAATGTGCAATTAAGTCCGGTTGATAAGGGGTTGGAACCTTTGGCTGTAATGAATTTTAATAAAGACGGCTATTCGGTTTATTGCAAAGAATACCACGAGTATAAGCAGTGGGAAGAAAAGCGCAATCAGCTTCGTTACCAGAGCACTCTTTCGCATGGTAAAAGTTATGATGCCAAGAATATGATGCACACCTTCAGGCTATTAAGTATGGCTGAAGAGATTGCGGTTTATCACCAGGTAAGAGTACATCGGGACGATCGCGAATTTTTGCTCAAAATCCGGAATGGTGATTTTGAGTTTGATACTTTGATGCAAATGGTTGAAGAAAAGATGCAACATATTAAACTGTTATATCTGCAATCATCCCTGCCTGCTCTGCCAATACCGAATATTGCAGAAGACATCTTAGTGGAAATAAGACAGACATTTTATCAAGGTAGCTTGAAAAATTAG
- a CDS encoding TROVE domain-containing protein, with the protein MKFNLLSKFKNQTVNHSGAKAFTLSPEMELYTAVVTWSLNDSFYEKDEARLARLRKLIGECDPVFVGKLAVYARTKMHMRSVPLVLVTELAKLHSGDNLVARVTDGVINRADEITELLACYELLNERTGTKKLNRLSKQLQKGLSTAFNRFDEYQFGKYNRDGAIKLRDALFLVHPKAKDELQQLLFNKIAGNTLQTPYTWETELSALGQLNFDSDEAKAEAFRAKWEELIDSGKLGYMALLRNLRNIQEAGVSYAHFQKACARLVNADEVTKAKQFPFRYLAAYRELIATETMLPVKGLTKKLSAMLLGNKGYTGELLDALEKAVQASAANIKGFDHETRVLLACDVSGSMQTPVSAKSKILLYDVGLMLAMLLQSRCKNVEVGMFGDSWKTIMVPRNNILGNVQEFYRREGEVGYSTNGYLVIKDILQRKVQMDKVFLFTDAQLWNSSSTTGDHIHPLWLRYKAEVSPNAKLYLFDLKGYGQAPLQILRNDVYLVAGWSDKVFEVLAALENGGSALDAINNIEL; encoded by the coding sequence ATGAAATTTAACCTGTTAAGCAAATTCAAAAACCAGACCGTTAACCACTCGGGTGCCAAAGCGTTTACGCTTTCGCCCGAAATGGAACTGTACACCGCTGTGGTTACCTGGAGCTTAAACGATTCCTTTTACGAAAAAGACGAGGCACGTTTAGCACGCCTGCGCAAATTAATAGGCGAATGCGACCCGGTGTTTGTGGGTAAGCTGGCTGTATACGCCCGCACTAAAATGCACATGCGCTCGGTACCGCTGGTGCTGGTTACCGAACTGGCCAAGCTGCACTCGGGCGATAATTTGGTTGCCCGGGTTACCGATGGCGTAATTAACCGTGCCGACGAAATTACTGAGCTGCTAGCCTGCTACGAACTACTGAACGAGCGTACCGGTACTAAAAAGCTGAATCGCCTGAGCAAGCAATTACAAAAAGGTTTAAGTACGGCGTTCAACCGTTTCGACGAATACCAGTTTGGTAAGTACAATCGCGATGGCGCTATCAAACTGCGCGACGCGTTGTTTTTGGTTCACCCCAAGGCAAAAGACGAATTGCAACAGTTACTGTTCAACAAAATAGCAGGCAACACCCTGCAAACGCCTTACACCTGGGAAACGGAGCTATCGGCATTAGGTCAGCTCAATTTTGACAGCGATGAGGCCAAAGCCGAAGCCTTTCGCGCTAAGTGGGAAGAGTTGATAGACAGTGGTAAGCTGGGCTACATGGCCCTGCTGCGTAACCTGCGTAACATACAGGAAGCCGGTGTAAGCTACGCGCACTTCCAGAAAGCATGCGCCCGTTTAGTTAATGCTGATGAGGTGACTAAGGCCAAACAGTTTCCGTTCCGTTACCTGGCGGCTTACCGTGAGCTGATCGCTACAGAAACTATGTTGCCGGTTAAAGGTCTTACTAAAAAGCTAAGCGCAATGCTATTAGGCAACAAGGGCTACACCGGAGAACTGCTGGACGCTTTGGAAAAAGCCGTACAGGCCAGTGCCGCCAATATTAAAGGTTTCGATCATGAAACCCGTGTACTGTTAGCCTGCGACGTTTCCGGATCGATGCAAACACCAGTATCAGCTAAATCTAAGATACTGTTGTACGATGTGGGCTTAATGCTGGCTATGCTGTTGCAAAGCCGTTGTAAAAACGTAGAGGTGGGTATGTTTGGCGATAGCTGGAAAACCATTATGGTACCGCGTAACAATATATTGGGTAACGTACAGGAGTTTTATCGCCGCGAGGGCGAGGTGGGTTACAGCACCAATGGCTACTTGGTTATCAAGGATATATTACAACGCAAGGTACAGATGGACAAGGTGTTTCTATTCACTGATGCCCAGTTATGGAATAGTTCATCAACTACAGGCGATCACATACATCCTTTATGGTTGCGCTACAAGGCTGAGGTATCGCCAAACGCGAAACTCTATCTGTTCGACTTGAAAGGTTACGGACAGGCGCCATTGCAAATACTACGCAACGATGTTTACCTGGTAGCCGGCTGGAGCGATAAAGTTTTTGAAGTGTTAGCTGCTTTAGAAAACGGAGGCTCGGCATTAGATGCGATCAATAACATAGAACTATAA
- a CDS encoding RtcB family protein: MEKEKIGNNELKALGINDVEILVNFSRVANGLLKHNVMAKPEILANLEALIDDPMPYALKKGGKFKNLAEDVIALRKEGKFVKQQRSNFKLKEEIADFPVWGMENIEVGALSQMRTAVQLPIAVAGALMPDAHQGYGLPIGGVLATTANTIIPFAVGVDIACRMCLSIFDLPAEYIDTETYKLKSILVDNTYFGIGCTTQSYFDSSLFDSKTWNETKVIRSLKDKAYAQLGTSGTGNHFVEWGELTIADGALADIPAGKYLALLSHSGSRGFGGSVADHYSKIAMTKTKLPSEAKHLAWLDLDKDEGQEYWIAMNLAGEYASANHHEIHNKIARALGVKPLTMIENHHNFAWKEQLADGTEVMVHRKGATPAGEGVLGIIPGSMSTPGFVVRGKGNVESINSASHGAGRAMSRSAAFKTLDRALIAANLVDKRITLMGSDMDEAPMAYKDIHTVMAAQNDLVDVLAKFEPRIVRMADAREKPED; encoded by the coding sequence ATGGAAAAGGAAAAAATAGGCAACAACGAATTAAAAGCATTAGGCATTAACGATGTGGAAATACTGGTGAACTTTAGCCGGGTAGCTAATGGTTTGTTAAAGCACAACGTAATGGCCAAACCCGAAATACTGGCCAATTTAGAAGCCTTGATTGATGACCCTATGCCTTACGCCCTGAAGAAAGGAGGTAAATTTAAAAACCTGGCAGAAGACGTGATTGCCCTGCGTAAAGAAGGCAAATTTGTAAAACAACAACGCAGCAACTTTAAGCTGAAAGAGGAGATAGCCGATTTCCCGGTGTGGGGAATGGAAAATATTGAAGTGGGTGCACTATCACAAATGCGTACCGCCGTACAATTACCTATTGCGGTTGCCGGCGCTTTAATGCCCGATGCGCACCAAGGCTACGGCTTGCCTATTGGCGGCGTTTTAGCTACCACGGCCAATACCATTATCCCTTTTGCGGTGGGTGTGGATATTGCCTGCCGTATGTGCCTGAGCATTTTTGATTTGCCTGCAGAGTATATTGACACCGAAACCTACAAACTAAAAAGCATACTGGTGGATAACACCTACTTTGGTATCGGCTGTACTACCCAATCGTACTTTGACAGTTCGTTGTTTGACAGCAAAACCTGGAACGAAACCAAGGTGATCCGCTCGTTGAAAGATAAAGCCTATGCCCAATTGGGTACCAGCGGAACCGGCAACCACTTTGTGGAATGGGGTGAGCTGACTATTGCCGACGGTGCCTTGGCCGACATACCGGCCGGTAAATACCTGGCTTTGCTTTCGCATTCCGGATCGCGTGGGTTTGGCGGTAGCGTGGCCGACCATTACAGCAAAATAGCCATGACCAAAACCAAGCTCCCTTCGGAAGCCAAGCATTTGGCCTGGTTAGATTTGGATAAGGACGAGGGACAAGAGTACTGGATTGCCATGAACTTGGCCGGCGAATATGCCAGCGCCAACCACCACGAAATTCATAACAAAATTGCGCGTGCCCTAGGTGTTAAACCCCTTACCATGATAGAGAACCACCACAACTTTGCCTGGAAAGAGCAACTGGCCGATGGTACCGAGGTAATGGTACACCGTAAAGGTGCCACCCCGGCGGGCGAAGGTGTGTTAGGCATTATTCCCGGTAGCATGAGTACGCCCGGTTTTGTGGTACGCGGTAAAGGAAACGTAGAAAGCATTAACTCGGCCAGCCACGGTGCAGGCCGAGCCATGAGCCGTAGCGCTGCCTTTAAAACACTGGACAGAGCTTTGATTGCTGCTAATTTGGTTGATAAACGTATAACCTTAATGGGTAGTGATATGGACGAAGCGCCTATGGCTTATAAAGACATTCATACCGTTATGGCAGCACAAAATGATTTGGTGGATGTGTTGGCTAAGTTTGAACCGAGGATTGTAAGGATGGCTGATGCGAGGGAGAAGCCGGAGGATTAA
- a CDS encoding SMI1/KNR4 family protein — MSIQEAINQLQAYQGPDKLTLHSGAGENLFMAVEIAYGVTLPDDFKALYRFSDGFEMDEDIFNMIPLAEISSNREGDKDSPFYIAEYMIYSDMWRLEITPDNHNDYKIMVEFNGNQLVLTNSLADFIDRVLKGGVFDAGGLYEWQVEIEALPIYSTKLKTAEPLLTVFYYGLRYNLIPTKEVITWADYIVMHEDEPAPLFIDLSLAHDKKGLLNILYPVTVPENQVITRAILGLLYHRLLVGAITLNDAVVVMGKHNLSSPLTKTEIHHLYYLTDDDWMEESQNDDTELRDKVLTFLANYKEFEISNYKNWNGFNYRIEYQFHKEEKSSITPILKEHPGKSYFNTDLLPNAIIYSLALVSFIVLITTYPLVKNGIPLSSHRSDLFIISRNFFTTFVYCFLLKGGLWLIKRWRP; from the coding sequence ATGTCTATTCAAGAAGCCATAAATCAATTGCAAGCTTACCAAGGGCCAGACAAGCTCACACTACACTCGGGCGCGGGGGAAAATTTGTTTATGGCTGTTGAAATCGCTTATGGCGTCACCTTGCCCGATGATTTTAAAGCACTCTATCGCTTTAGTGACGGCTTTGAAATGGATGAGGACATTTTTAACATGATACCCCTTGCCGAGATCAGTAGCAATAGAGAAGGCGATAAGGATAGTCCTTTTTATATTGCCGAATACATGATTTACAGCGATATGTGGCGGTTGGAAATAACCCCTGATAATCACAACGATTATAAAATAATGGTTGAGTTTAACGGCAACCAACTTGTGCTTACTAATTCGCTGGCCGACTTTATCGATCGCGTGTTGAAAGGTGGTGTTTTTGACGCTGGTGGACTTTATGAATGGCAAGTTGAAATTGAGGCATTGCCTATTTATTCAACCAAGCTTAAAACGGCGGAGCCATTGCTAACCGTATTTTATTATGGCCTGCGGTATAATTTAATACCCACAAAAGAAGTTATTACCTGGGCAGACTACATAGTAATGCACGAAGATGAACCGGCGCCTCTTTTTATCGACTTGTCTCTTGCCCATGATAAAAAAGGCCTGTTAAATATTCTTTACCCTGTTACCGTACCCGAGAATCAGGTTATAACAAGAGCTATTTTAGGCCTATTATATCATCGCCTGTTGGTAGGTGCTATCACACTTAATGATGCTGTTGTGGTAATGGGAAAACACAATTTATCTAGCCCGCTCACAAAAACAGAAATACATCACTTATACTACCTTACTGATGATGATTGGATGGAAGAGTCCCAGAATGACGATACCGAACTGCGCGATAAGGTTTTGACATTTCTTGCCAATTATAAAGAGTTCGAGATTTCTAATTATAAAAACTGGAATGGCTTCAATTACCGCATTGAATACCAGTTTCATAAAGAGGAAAAAAGCTCAATTACGCCGATTCTAAAAGAACACCCAGGTAAAAGCTATTTCAATACCGATTTGCTTCCCAATGCAATAATTTATTCTCTGGCATTGGTCTCATTTATTGTATTGATAACAACCTATCCGTTGGTAAAAAACGGAATACCACTTAGTAGTCACAGGTCTGATTTATTTATAATATCGAGAAATTTTTTTACGACTTTTGTCTACTGCTTCCTATTGAAAGGTGGTTTGTGGCTGATAAAAAGGTGGCGGCCATAA